A DNA window from Theobroma cacao cultivar B97-61/B2 chromosome 5, Criollo_cocoa_genome_V2, whole genome shotgun sequence contains the following coding sequences:
- the LOC18600635 gene encoding uncharacterized protein LOC18600635, translating into MTMTLGRNNLRMNLPTTSTKLTCQTLGNPSKECSNCGAHVPHFLHQVRLLGIQRRLCTSCVLRLHPSSFCPACFAFYGGTLPHPSKRIACSNCSSFTHSHCAGDNLLSSYLCPPCKDSSFSFFPLKDNKIDKKLALALLCAAKIASSSMGKAVTVAWAEADRKVREAALARKRAREALEHLLYITREERARKKENDNVSVDLSDANLAKVEDSDLDMDNGDGDGDGDIDVDLVRQLEDSLVKDEDIDCKFN; encoded by the coding sequence ATGACTATGACTCTGGGTAGGAATAATTTGCGCATGAACCTCCCCACCACCTCCACCAAACTCACCTGCCAAACCCTGGGCAATCCATCCAAAGAATGCAGCAATTGCGGTGCCCACGTTCCTCACTTTCTCCACCAGGTTCGCCTTCTCGGCATCCAGCGCCGCCTCTGCACCTCCTGTGTCCTCCGACTCCACCCAAGCTCCTTCTGTCCTGCCTGCTTCGCCTTCTACGGCGGCACCCTTCCCCACCCTTCCAAGCGTATCGCCTGCTCCAACTGCTCCTCCTTCACCCACTCTCACTGCGCCGGTGACAACTTGCTATCGTCTTACCTCTGCCCACCCTGCAAGGactcctctttctctttctttcctctcaaGGACAATAAGATTGACAAGAAGCTCGCTCTCGCCTTGCTCTGTGCCGCCAAGATTGCCTCCTCCTCCATGGGGAAGGCCGTGACCGTAGCGTGGGCCGAGGCTGACAGGAAGGTAAGGGAGGCGGCGCTTGCTAGAAAGCGGGCAAGGGAGGCCCTGGAACATCTCCTCTATATTACTCGTGAGGAGAGGGCCAGAAAGAAGGAGAATGATAATGTCTCCGTGGACCTCTCCGATGCCAATCTTGCCAAGGTTGAGGACTCGGACTTGGACATGGACAACGGTGACGGTGATGGTGATGGAGATATCGATGTTGATCTTGTGCGCCAGTTGGAAGATAGTCTTGTTAAGGACGAGGATATTGATTGTAAATTCAATTGa
- the LOC18600633 gene encoding myosin heavy chain, cardiac muscle isoform, which yields MSVSDQSAVSSSSQPVLPRDFDPLLKDLNEKKQSFRRNVVSLAAELKEVRSRLASQEQSFAEETLTRQEAETKARNMEEEIFRLQTRLEERNGQLQASASAAEKYLSELDDLRSQLSVTQATADASAASAQSAQLQCLALIKELDEKNSSLREHEDRVTRLGEQLDNLQKDLQARESSQKQLKDEVLRIEHDIMQAVAKAGANKDCELRKLLDEVSPKNYEKINKLLIVKDEEIAKLKDEIRIMSAHWKLKTKELESQLEKQRRADQELKKRVLKLEFCLQEARAQTRKLQRMGERRDKAIKELRDQLAAKQQCGAVGAEKQNFWETSGFKIVVSMSMLILVVFSKR from the exons ATGTCAGTTTCCGATCAGTCAGCCGTGTCATCGTCATCCCAACCCGTTCTGCCAAGGGATTTTGATCCACTATTGAAGGATTTGAATGAGAAGAAACAAAGCTTTAGGCGTAACGTGGTGTCGCTGGCGGCGGAGTTGAAGGAGGTTAGGAGCCGTTTGGCTTCACAAGAGCAGTCTTTTGCTGAAGAAACCCTTACAAGACAG GAAGCCGAGACGAAGGCAAGGAACATGGAAGAGGAGATTTTTAGATTGCAGACGAGGTTAGAGGAGAGGAATGGGCAGCTTCAAGCTTCAGCATCTGCTGCTGAGAAG TACCTCAGCGAATTGGATGATCTTAGATCACAGCTTTCAGTCACTCAAGCAACTGCTGATGCCAGCGCTGCATCAGCTCAGTCAGCACAGCTCCAGTGTTTAGCGCTTATAAAGGAATTGGATGAGAAGAATAGTTCACTGAGAGAGCATGAGGATCGTGTAACTAGGTTAGGAGAGCAACTAGATAATTTGCAGAAGGATCTCCAGGCAAGGGAATCTTCCCAAAAGCAGCTGAAAGATGAGGTCTTGAGAATTGAGCATGATATCATGCAAGCTGTTGCTAAGGCAGGAGCAAACAAGGACTGTGAGCTCAGGAAACTGTTGGATGAGGTTTCTCCCAAGAATTACGAAAAGattaataaacttttaattGTTAAGGATGAAGAAATAGCGAAACTGAAAGATGAAATCAGGATTATGTCAGCCCACTGGAAGCTTAAAACCAAGGAATTGGAATCTCAG TTAGAGAAACAGCGACGAGCTGATCAGGAACTGAAAAAGAGGGTGTTGAAGTTGGAATTTTGTCTCCAGGAAGCTCGTGCTCAGACACGAAAACTCCAAAGG ATGGGAGAGCGCAGGGACAAAGCTATAAAAGAACTTCGAGATCAGCTGGCAGCAAAACAACAATGTGGAGCTGTGGGTGCTGAGAAACAGAATTTCTGGGAAACCTCTGGTTTCAAGATTGTAGTTTCTATGTCAATGTTGATCTTGGTGGTGTTTTCAAAGCGGTGA